The Haladaptatus cibarius D43 genome window below encodes:
- a CDS encoding cation diffusion facilitator family transporter, with translation MAHDHADHDDSDDSGDTSFRALTIALVINTIFFVVELVGALYSGSLTLLADAVHMLADSASLGLALFAAWISARPADARRTYGYQRAEVLGALGNGLLLLVAVGYVLFDSLRRFGNPQPIDAELVVVVGVLGLLANLAGAWVLSEHRGILNVEGAFLHLVADALGSVAAIAVGIALVFTDLYILDPLFAVFVALLVLYSAKDLFGESLNILLQGTPAGIDVDEVRAYLTDLPGVVEAHDVHVWSLSSTQYTLSAHVAVEEGVDPDAVLRHCQQELGEQFDIDHATIQVESASYTHTLDFDCTFRSPKA, from the coding sequence ATGGCGCACGACCATGCTGACCACGACGATTCCGACGATTCCGGCGACACCAGTTTTCGCGCGCTAACCATCGCGTTGGTTATCAACACGATTTTCTTCGTCGTGGAACTGGTCGGGGCACTCTACTCCGGGTCGCTGACCCTGCTGGCTGATGCGGTTCACATGCTCGCCGACAGCGCGAGTCTCGGCCTCGCGCTGTTCGCGGCGTGGATTTCCGCGCGTCCCGCCGACGCCCGCAGAACCTACGGCTACCAGCGCGCCGAAGTGCTCGGCGCGCTGGGCAACGGACTCCTTTTGTTGGTCGCAGTCGGCTACGTGTTGTTCGATTCGCTTCGCCGATTCGGCAATCCACAGCCAATTGATGCCGAACTCGTGGTTGTCGTGGGCGTGCTCGGACTGCTGGCAAATCTCGCTGGCGCGTGGGTGCTGTCGGAACACCGCGGAATTTTGAACGTCGAAGGCGCGTTTCTCCACCTCGTTGCGGACGCGCTGGGAAGCGTGGCGGCGATTGCCGTCGGCATCGCGCTCGTCTTCACCGATTTGTACATTCTCGACCCGCTGTTCGCCGTCTTCGTCGCGCTGTTGGTGCTTTACTCCGCGAAAGATCTCTTCGGTGAAAGTCTGAACATTCTCTTGCAAGGAACCCCTGCTGGAATCGATGTGGACGAAGTCCGCGCGTATCTGACCGACCTGCCGGGCGTCGTGGAGGCACACGACGTTCACGTTTGGTCGCTGAGTTCGACGCAGTACACGCTTTCGGCGCACGTCGCGGTCGAAGAGGGCGTTGACCCCGACGCGGTGCTTCGGCACTGTCAGCAGGAACTCGGTGAGCAGTTCGATATCGACCATGCGACGATTCAGGTCGAATCGGCGTCCTACACCCACACCCTCGATTTCGATTGTACTTTCCGGAGTCCCAAGGCTTGA